The Jaculus jaculus isolate mJacJac1 chromosome 1, mJacJac1.mat.Y.cur, whole genome shotgun sequence nucleotide sequence ccttttcttaacgAAATAATTTtcaacaaacaattaaaaaaccaaaactatatATTCATTAGTCTCCCTCTCCCAAAAGTTTGCTTCTCATCTTTGGAATTCCAACTACTTCTATAATTCCCACACTTGGTACAGAAAATCAaagaggacagaaaaaaaaaaaaaaaaaaaaccaatagcaTGGACAATTTAGTGCTATGCAACCTTTGTAAAAACAACCAGCTTTCAGTATATGGTACCCTGAACCTCCTGCATtgacataacttttaaaaatctacagCCTTAAGCATTAGCTACTAGAAGATGAAAAATTTAACTGTTCTCTACATGCACATTACATAACAACTCAAAATATTTCAATACTGCGAAACCTGAAATCTACTGCCCACATGTTATAGGAAGTCTAGACAAACTGTTCAAAACTTACATGATAGCCCTTTGCCACAAATAAAGAAGGACAAAGATCTTCTGAATACTTCCCATGTGAGGCGCAAGGTTAAAATCAGCAGAGTATTTGAGAATGTTAATCATTTATTACTGTCTAAAAATCTTTCACAGAAGTTACTGAACCCTGAAAATTAATTTTGACAGGTGCATCTTCTCACTGACTTTCTCAACACAGTCGGGGCCAATGGAAACATGCCAAGCACTGCACTGTGACTAACAGAACTCTGCCATAATCAACCTGGCACTGTCTGTCCCACAACTGATAcacaaccactttgaaaaaaaaGCCACTGGCTGTGACCCGTAACACTATAGATAAGTCAAATCAATTTTAATTAATGCCAATCAATTGTGTATCTGTTCTCAAGGCCTTGGTACAGTCTTTGTCAGAAATTTAGTGACATTTTTTTCATCCATAGGTATGCAACTTTAAACTAACCCATCACTTTATCTTTAAAGTGCCCAATGTGCTACAAAAAAATAATCCTGTTGTCAAATGATGTGGTCAAAAGGTAACATTACATACTTTGTTTATCCAATAAAATAACCTATTCATCTTAATTTTATTAGAGTCCAGAGTATTTAAGACAATTTGTAAGACTTAGCATTGTGTAAACTATTATGCTTCATCTTTATAGGATGATGGTGAGGGACACAACGTGAATGAATTAGAAAATGATGACCAAAGAACAGTATTGACTCAGGAGACGACAGGAGTATTTTTGGCCACTTGTATATATTGTATCACTACGGAATAGAATTATTTACAACATGCTTCAGTGGAGGAGAAGACACTGCTGCTTTGCAAAGATGACCTGGAATGCTAAGAGGTCTCTGTTCCGGACCCATCTTATTGGTGTACTTTCTCTAGTGTTTCTTTTTgctatgtttctatttttcaatCATCATGACTGGCTGCCAGGGAGGGCTGGATTCAAAGAAAATCCTGTGACTTATACTTTCCGAGGATTTCGTTCTACAAAAAGTGAGACAAATCACAGCTCCCTTCGGAACATTTGGAAAGAAACAGTTCCTCAGACTCTGAGGCCTCAAACAGCAATTAACTCTAGTAACACAGACCTATCACCACAAGGAGTTACAGGACTGGAGAACACACTCAGTGCCAACGGAAGTATTTACAATGAAAAAGGTACTAGGCATCCAAATTCTTACCATTTCAAGTATATTATCAATGAGCCTGAAAAATGCCAGGATAAAAGTCCATTTTTAATATTACTAATCGCTGCAGAACCTGGACAAACTGAAGCTAGAAGAGCTATTCGGAAAACCTGGGGCAATGAAAGTCTAGCACCTGGCATCCAAATCACACGGATTTTTTTATTGGGCATAAGTATTAAACTAAATGACTACCTTCAACGTGCAATactaaaagaaagcagaaaatacCATGATATAATCCAACAGGAATACTTAGATACATATTATAATTTGACCATTAAAACACTAATGGGTATGAACTGGGTGGCAACATACTGTCCACATATTCCTTATGTTATGAAAACTGACAGTGACATGTTTGTCAATACTGAATATTTAATACACAAGTTACTGAAGCCAGACCTTCCTCCTAGACATAACTACTTTACAGGATATCTAATGAGAGGATATGCACCCAATCGAAACAAAGATAGCAAGTGGTACATGCCACCAGATCTCTACCCAAGTGAGCGTTACCCTGTCTTCTGCTCTGGAACTGGTTATGTTTTCTCTGGAGATCTggcagaaaaaatatttaaagtttcttTAGGTATCCGTCGTTTGCACTTGGAAGATGTGTACGTAGGGATCTGTCTTGCCAAGTTGAGAATTGATCCTGTGCCCCCTCCCAATGAGTTTGTGTTCAATCACTGGCGAGTTTCTTATTCAAGCTGTAAATACAGCCACCTAATTACCTCTCATCAGTTCCAGCCTAGTGAACTGGTAAGATACTGGAACCATTTACAACAGAATAAGCACAACGCCTGTGCCAACACAGCAAAGGAAAAGACAGGCAAGTACCGTCACCGTAAACTACACTAAAAAAGACTATTTTTGTTCAAGTGTGCAATCTGTAAATATTGCTAAAAGCatgtatagtttaaaaaaaactgattacATCCACAAGACAAGTTTTAGTTAAAGCTCATCACATAATtccaaaggtatttttttaatttctgaaggtaatttttacaatattatgacaaaaaaaatgtatcccaaaaatgcatttaaatacTGTATGAAGGATTCTCTGTATTAACATGCAATAATAAGCATGCATACATAAATGATTCAAGTTTTCTGTTAGGGGCCAATAAAGTGTATTAGCATACATTTTCaacataaattttaagaaatagcgACAGTCACATacatgactttttattttagattGACTTTTCACTGTATAATTAACTGTAAATAAGACAGTACTATCAACTATAAAGAAACTTTGTAATTGTGCAAAGGACAAACTTTCTGACCTGACTCAAGGGTTCTAGAAATTTATACTCCATGCAATAAGATTCAATGAAGTTGCTCCATAAACTCACTCATAAAGTTCATCAGTGTGGTTCTCCTCTACACATttacttataaaaataattaagcatCATGTTATTTTATTAACGTTCATATGTGGAGGGAAATTATTTTAACATGTGACAAATGTGAAAATTTTTGTGTCTCAGGCTCAAGTTTTTATAAAATGGATTAATGGTTTCAAAGTAGAAAAGTTTTGTTTCCTTGTTGGTATTAAGGGACAAGCTAATGTTTCAATGAGTTGTGCAATGAGATGAAATACTGCATTCTTGAAGAGTGCCTCCATGAACCTTCAGCTATTCCTGACATCAAATCTATCTGTAAACCTCAATTATGTTTCTCTAATTGCAGGCACTTAAAAGCATAAAGATGGtgtgttgggaaaaaaaaaagataaaagactgCAACATCAAGGAAGTTTATTTCCTGACAGTCGATATATACATGCCAATACTTCATCATTTTGTGCCACTTACTTCTTTAAGTACCAAGTTTACAAACCTATAGTTTTTAATTTGGTAGATGACAAATATTCTGCATCACCAATTAAaaacagagaggggtggggaaagtTACAAATGTTTGGTGAACATTTGATTTTAGAATGAACAATGTATTCAATGCACTTTTATcaagatttaaataaaaaaggttttaaaaaaaaaagtcctttgctGAGTGTTATACAAGTATGTGCACAATAATTTGCTTGGGCCCactaatgaattttaaaatcaagGAACAGAAATTCATTAActtcaaaatagtttttttataCCATATGAATACAGACTTTTAATCTTTAAGTCAGAATGATTCATATCACtactataataaaaaattattttcatctctGCTTCTATGATGAAAGGGTAAATTACTAGAAtcacaaaaaagttaaaatatttgttatggCATATGTTCTATTTATATCTACCATTTTCAGATCAGTACCCTAAGCATTCTATTCTACCTCAACAAATATGAAAGAAGAGCTATGTAAACACCCACCAGCTCTTGATGAAAGGCAATTTTTCAATGAATGTGCATATGACCAGCACTCCTAAGTAATTCACACCCCTGGGGATGACATCAATTCAGAGGTAATGAAAGATGGAGACAACCTTTCTGTCTGTGACGAGTAATGTACCCTGATTTATACTTCAgaagcttaaaaagaaaaaggcatgtgTTTGTGAGCTTACATGTACTGGTTTATAAAGTGCCACTTATAACAGTGTACAGTCTTAAAATTAGCGTTTCTTCTATGAAAATGCAGGTTTAGCTTATGAAATTCTTAACGGACATTTAAATTCTTATATCaggtataaatttaaaattactgtAATATTCTTCATGAATGCTTTGAAAACGGATGATAATCTGATGACATTCTGAGCCCTCAGAGGGGATTAAACCAGTGAAGTTTCTTAGTAATGTCTAGGTATACCACTtgaaaagctgaggcaggagaaatgaGTTTTCAAGGTCAACTTGGGTTAAGTAGCAAGgccttaacttttaaaattacaaaatttgggctggaaagatggcttagcagttaaggcacttgcttgaaaaaccaaaggaccttggttcgattccccaatacctacataagatagatatacaaggtgacacatgcatctgagttcatttgcagtggctggaagccctggtgtgcccattctctctctctgcctctttcccactctcaaataaataaaaatatttaaaataaaaaatacaagacttaaaatatttattttcacattttataatAATAAGCAAAATAAGCTGCTATTGAAATACCTCATCAATTGTTAGTTGTGACATCTTTACCCCAGTACTATGAGACTTTTGTATATATAAGAATAGTATTTTAGATACAATGGCACATTCAGTGTAGTATGTCTTTAAAATACTAATGACAATAATTGCTTGGGATAAAGGAAACATTATAGGGACAACTatgtaatctatttttttttttgaaagtgacagagcaagaaagaggtagagcataagcgcaccaaggcctccagccactgcaaacaaactaaggatgcatgtgccaccttgtgcatatggcttacgtgggtcctgggaattgagcctcaaaccggagtccttaggcttcacaggcaagcacttagctgctaagccatctctctagcccaacaactATGTAATCTTTAAGCTCAAAGTGTTAGTagatattttagaaaatgaataTACTGAAACTTTTACAGTACTTAAAATAATAGTTTGGACTATAAAAAGAAGTAATGAAATTCTATACTAACTAAATATTTCAGACTTTCCCTAATCTCTATTGGGTATATAGCACAATCACATATATTCTCAACTGGAACCTTAGGTAGATCTACTtccaagggaaaataaataacagtaacAGCAGCATGAACTGTTTACTGATTGTGAAAGCAGTGTAGCTGGCACTCTGTTACTTTACATATATTACTTCTAATCCTAGCAGTAAAAGACAGAAAAGATTGATATAAGAGGTTAAATATGTAAGTTCACAAAAGTAGTAAAGGTTTTAATTTCAAAGATCATGCTCTTAACACTGTTCTTCTAACATTTCACCCAGGACAGCTGCAAATAATCTACAAACCTAAGCAAAATGGTTTGTTCTCCCATTTTCTGTTCCTTCATAggcactttcatttttttctcctttttagaaGTTGGTGAATGGTAACCAGTATCTTTGAAAAGCATATATACTGGCTTGTCTTATGCTTTTAACCCTCAGGTACATCTGTAAATAGTAGGCAAGTGGCATTTAGCAATTTTAAAGGGTGTTttttgggatgaagagatggcttaccagttaaggcacttgcctacaaagtgtaaggacttaggttcaatagaccagtacccacataagccagctgcaaaaggtgacacacttatctggagttcctttgcagaggctagaagccatgatgtgttcattctctccatctgcctatttctctccctccaataaatggataattttttaaatgtgtttctgggttggagagatagcttagcaattaaagcacatgcatgcaaagcctaacgacccaggttcaactctccaggtcccacgtaacccagatgcatatggtggcacacatgtctggagttcgtttgcagttgctagaggccctggtgcaaccattttctcccttctatccttctccctctctctcgctcttataaataaacaaataaaaataaatctttttaaaaagggtGTTTCTTTTGAAGTATAAAATATGGCACCACAATTTACCCATTATATTTCCTGCTGATTTCTAGTAAAATGATAAGCCACTTTACCCAGCAGATATAAAGACCCTCCAACTTATATTTTTACTACCTACATGGATTTGACTATTTGacaataaacattattttaattttttaaaatacctcaaAGAATAtatctatggggctggagagatggcttagcggttaagcactcgcctatgaagcctatggaccccggttcgaggctcagttccccaggtcccacgttaaccagatgcacaagagggcgcacgcgtctggagttcgtttgcagaggctggaagccctggcgtgcccattctctccctctccctctatctgtctttctctctgtgtctgttgctctcaaataaataaataaaaaatgaacaaaaaaaatatttaaaaaaaagaatatatctatGTAATGACTTAGATATTGCCTGCAAAGGTCTGGAAATGTACATTACATATTAAAATGAGACAGCTTTGAATTTCAGAAGATAACTATCCCTTTAtatcaccccccacacacacacttacaagtGATTGAAGTACAAACCTTACTGCTCTCACAATACAActtcaagaaaaaggaaaactgatAATAATTGAGagcattattttctctctttgtacCACAGCAAAAAGCTGAAGCACTACAGATAATTTGCCCAATTGCCTCAGTGTCAGTGTGGTTTTTACTCATCTACTTAACTTTAAACCAAATTCCataaattcaacagttaaaaCTCACTTCAAACAGTGTCCTAAACGATGAAAGAAAAAACCAGATCAACAgtatcataaaaatattaaacaaaagttTTAACAATATCTAAGACCTCAAAAAcatacttttataaataaatcCTAATTAAATGTTTTAAGGAATAAAACTCATGGACCATTTGTTTTATCATCAAAATGTTAGTAAAAacatctcaataataataataataataataataaacatgacCCACTGATGGCAATAAGAATGTCCTAGGACGAGGGAGATTGCTACACTTGCTCTAAATCCCAAcaccctgaattcaattccccagtactcatgtaaagccagatgtacagtggcacatatgtgtggagctccattgcagtgacttgaggacctggtaagcccattctttctcattacAAATTCATCTTCCCTCTCACCCCACCCACTTCTCTCCCTCTTGTAGGGCTCAAGCCTAGCTtcaggttgaggtaggagaataattcttgagtttgaggacagcctgggactagaacaagaccctgtctcacagaaagaaaaaaaaaaaaaagggaagagaagggagaaggaaggggggaaggagaggtggaagggaaggggagggggagagggagagggagagggaggggaaaaggagggggagggaagggagaaaggggagggaagggagaaaggggagggaagagggaagggaagagaagggaagagggaagggggaagggaagggggaagggggaaggaagaaaggggaaggggaagaggaagggggaagggaaagggggaagggaaaagggggaagggggaagggggaaggggaagggagaagggggaagggggaaggggaagggagaaggggaagggggaaggggaagggagaagggggaagggggaagggggaagggggaagggggaagagggaagggggaagggggaagagggaagagggaaaaggggaagggggaagggaaaaggggaagggggaagggaaaaggggaagggggaagggggaagggaaaaggggaagggggaagggggaagggaaaaggggaagggggaagggggaagggaaaaggggaagggggaagggggaagggaaaaggggaagggggaagggggaagggggaagggaaaaggggaagggggaagggggaagggaaaaggggaagggggaagggggaagggaaaaggggaagggggaagggggaagggaaaaggggaagggggaagggggaagggaaaaggggaagggggaagggggaagggaaaaggggaagggggaaggggaggggaaaaggagggggaaggaaggggagggggacgggacaggggaggggaaggggagggggaaggggggaaggggagagggaagggggaaggggagaggggagagggaagggggaaggggagaggggagagggaagggggaaggggagaggggagagggaagggggaaggggggaaagggagagggaagggggaaggggggaaggggggaaagggagagggaagggggaaggggggaaggggggaaagggagggggaaggggggaagggggaaagggagagggaaggggaaggtgggaaagggagggggaagggggaaagggagggggaagggggaaaggtagagggaagggggggaaagggagagggaagggggaaggggggaaagggagagggaagggggaaggggggaaagggagagggaagggggaaggggggaaagggagagggaagggggaaggggagaagcggagaaggggagaaggaggggggaaggggagaaggaggggggaagggaagagggaagggggaagggaagagggaagggggaagggaagagggaagggggaaggaaggaaggggggaaggggagagggaagggggaagaggagggggagggagaggaggaggaggagggggaaggggaaggggaagggagaggaggagggggaaggggaagggagaggaggagggggaaggggaagggaaagaggaggggaaggggaagggaaagagaaggggaagggaaagaggaggggaaggggaaggggaagaggaggggaaggggaaggggaagaggagggggagggagaggaggagggggagggagaggaggagggggagggagaggaggagggggaaggggaaggggaagggggaaggggaagggagaggaggagggggaaggggaagggggaaggggaagggagaggaggagggggaaggggaagggagaggaggagggggaaggggaagggagaggaggagggggagggggaagggagaggaggagggggaaggggaaggggaagaggagggggagggagaggaggagggggagggagaggggaaggggagggagaggaggagggggagggagaggaggaggaggagggggagggagaggaggagggggagggggaaggggaagaggagggggaaggagggggagggggaggggaagaggagggggaagaggagggggagggggaaggggagggggagggagaggaggagggggagggggaggggaagaggagggggaagaggagggggagggggaggggaagaggagggggaagaggagggggagggagaagaggagggggagggagaggaggagggggagggagaggggaaggggagggagaggaggagtgggagggagaggaggagggggagggagaggggaaggggagggagaggaggaaggggagggagaggaggagggggagggggaagaggagggggaagaggagggggagggagaggaggagggggagggagaggaggagggggagggggaagaggagggggagggggaagaggagggggagggggaagaggagcgggagggggaagaggagggggagggagaggggggagggagaggggggagggagaggggggaggggaaggggggagggagaggggggagggaaaggaaaaaggaaggcaggtgtgatggcacaagcctttaatcccagcactcccggaaggcaaaagtaggaggattgtcatgagtttgagaccaccctactacatagttaatttccaatcagcctgggctagaatgagacctggggggtgggggataatcaaattacaggggctggagagaatccttaacagttaaggcatttgcctgcaaagccaaaggaccttgattcaattctccaagacccatgtaagccagatgcacaaggtggtacatgcatctggattttgcagtggcaggaaaccctggtgtgcccaaccaCGCACACActccccccctccttctttctctttcaaataaataaatttaaaacttcaaactagggatgcagagatggcttagcagttaaggcacttgcctataaagcctaatgacccatgttctactcttcagatcccacattagccagattcacaaggtgaggcaagtgcaaggtcatccaT carries:
- the B3galt2 gene encoding beta-1,3-galactosyltransferase 2, producing MLQWRRRHCCFAKMTWNAKRSLFRTHLIGVLSLVFLFAMFLFFNHHDWLPGRAGFKENPVTYTFRGFRSTKSETNHSSLRNIWKETVPQTLRPQTAINSSNTDLSPQGVTGLENTLSANGSIYNEKGTRHPNSYHFKYIINEPEKCQDKSPFLILLIAAEPGQTEARRAIRKTWGNESLAPGIQITRIFLLGISIKLNDYLQRAILKESRKYHDIIQQEYLDTYYNLTIKTLMGMNWVATYCPHIPYVMKTDSDMFVNTEYLIHKLLKPDLPPRHNYFTGYLMRGYAPNRNKDSKWYMPPDLYPSERYPVFCSGTGYVFSGDLAEKIFKVSLGIRRLHLEDVYVGICLAKLRIDPVPPPNEFVFNHWRVSYSSCKYSHLITSHQFQPSELVRYWNHLQQNKHNACANTAKEKTGKYRHRKLH